From Hydractinia symbiolongicarpus strain clone_291-10 chromosome 11, HSymV2.1, whole genome shotgun sequence, the proteins below share one genomic window:
- the LOC130614431 gene encoding thyroid peroxidase-like → MRIVTCFVLATCIASVTAYSFGNTLSNCQNVVKRTSCIGFNRKNSFRTIDGTCNNLRKKTQGAARTVLARLQPADYVDRQKIDAPRGFPGTKPTVPTAHQVSRAVFQVQRKNQQRARGLSTLFMAFGQFIDHDIGLTPHPKCDVSKGCGSNSAFAYPCFPIKFTPKGSRCTSFARSVPVCQQGGRRTTREQINVLSSYLDLSQVYSNDKTIFRKLRKLDGSGQLKVTRNNLLPIDIPASSPSCENPAGCSLLGDSRGDENIALSSMHTIWVRHHNFIAKALKRRHRSWNERRLFETARKINIGIYQRIVYNEFLPPLVNTGRYRRYNSRVDASIVSVFSTAAFRFGHSLVPNAWALLDKNYNKAFNDISLQASFFDTRPLRRRGIEPIVYGLLKNQSQVVDTKFAFGIARRLFVPVGTRGYADLPALNIQRGRDNGIRTYGTWRKVCKLRRLRKWSDLIGLMSSSARTAFRKLYKHPNDIDIFAAGIAERHRGGKMLGETFQCIIKNQFQRLRNGDRLYFERAGVFTSRQRNELRKMTMAKVLCNTLKDVVSVQIKALKVFGYGNWRRECGSIRGANLNAW, encoded by the exons atgagGATTGTTACTTGTTTTGTACTGGCGACGTGCATAGCATCAGTGACAG CGTATTCATTTGGGAATACATTAAGTAATTGCCAAAATGTGGTGAAAAGAACTTCATGTATTGGATTCAACAGAAAAAATTCATTTCGGACGATTGATGGAACTTGCAACAACTTGAGAAAAAAGACACAGGGAGCAGCTAGGACCGTCCTAGCTAGACTGCAAC CCGCTGATTATGTGGATCGACAAAAAATTGATGCACCTCGTGGGTTTCCAGGAACAAAACCAACTGTTCCAACCGCTCATCAAGTCTCACGAGCTGTCTTTCAAGTACAGAGAAAAAATCAACAACGCGCTCGAGGGCTGTCAACTTTATTTATGGCTTTTGGACAGTTTATTGACCATGACATTGGCTTAACACCTCATCCTAAATGTGACGTTTCCAAAGG GTGTGGCTCGAACAGTGCATTCGCATATCCGTGTTTTCCCATTAAATTTACACCAAAAGGAAGTAGATGTACCAGTTTTGCACGTTCAGTTCCCGTCTGTCAACAAGGTGGAAGAAGGACAACAAGAGAACAGATCAATGTGTTATCTTCATATCTCGATCTCTCTCAGGTGTACAGTAACGATAAGACAATCTTTCGAAAATTGAGGAAACTAGACG GAAGTGGACAGTTAAAAGTAACCAGAAATAATCTACTTCCTATTGATATCCCTGCATCGTCCCCATCTTGCGAGAATCCGGCTGGCTGCTCTCTTCTTGGTGACAGTCGTGGAGACGAGAACATCGCATTAAGTTCCATGCACACCATTTGGGTAAGACACCACAACTTTATCGCGAAAGCACTGAAACGTCGTCATAGATCTTGGAATGAGCGAAGGCTATTTGAAACAGCTCGAAAGATTAACATCGGTATTTACCAGAGAATCGTCTATAATGAATTTCTACCTCCATTGGTCAACACAGGGAGGTATAGGCGATACAACTCTCGTGTGGATGCTAGCATTGTAAGCGTGTTCTCTACAGCTGCGTTTAGATTCGGCCACAGTCTTGTTCCAAATGCTTGGGCACTGCTTGATAAGAACTACAACAAAGCCTTTAATGATATCTCCCTCCAGGCTTCTTTCTTTGACACGCGACCGCTTCGACGTCGTGGCATAGAACCAATAGTGTatggtttattaaaaaatcagtCGCAGGTGGTGGATACTAAGTTCGCATTCGGTATAGCTCGTCGATTGTTTGTTCCTGTTGGTACGCGCGGCTATGCTGATTTACCGGCTTTGAATATCCAAAGAGGACGCGATAACGGCATCCGAACATACGGAACATGGCGAAAAGTTTGCAAGTTAAGGCGATTAAGAAAATGGTCGGATCTGATTGGATTGATgtcttcttcagcacgaacagcttttagaaagctatacAAACATCCCAATGATATTGATATATTCGCAGCAGGTATTGCTGAACGACACAGGGGTGGCAAAATGTTGGGGGAGACCTTTCAATGTATCATAAAGAATCAATTCCAGAGATTACGTAATGGAGATCGGTTGTATTTCGAAAGAGCTGGTGTTTTCACAAGCAGACAGAGGAATGAATTAAGGAAAATGACAATGGCAAAGGTCTTATGCAATACCCTTAAAGATGTAGTGTCAGTGCAGATAAAAGCGTTGAAGGTATTTGGATATGGAAATTGGAGAAGAGAATGTGGATCAATTCGAGGAGCCAACCTAAATGCATGGTAA